TACACAAGTGAATTCTGGCGGAATGGATAACTTGGACGGTAGTACGACCGGGTCCCGCACGTTCATGGTGATCACTTACAAGACACCAGCCGAAGAACGCACAGGTACGACCAACGCGTTGAACGGATTGCGTTCCACATTGATGGCTGAACTGGATGCTGTTCGTGGCCGTTTGAAGACCGCAGGTGCAGATGCCGCAGCAAAGGAAGCGGACCAGAAACGTGCGGCGGAATTGGCACAAGGCTTGGAGCGAATGGACCGTCTGATCAAGAAAATAGGCGAAGCGGACGATGTGAGTTGGGCGAATGTTCGTGAGATCTCTTTGAAAGAGGCAGAGGAAGTACGCGTATGGATGCAAGAGTACAAAATGCCGAATAGCATTTGATCGTTGCAATTAACCGAATATGAAAGGGAGGTGGTCCGTTGGATCATCTCCCTTTTTCGTTAGCGTGCGGGTTTTCTTGTGAAGGTTGCGATACGATTACGTTCGCTCTCGCCATGTGGAAACAAAAAAGGTACACCAACAGCCTACCGCTGTCGATGCACCTCTCTAGTGTTTACTGTGCGTGTTACTTGATCACACTAAGCGTTGTGCTTTCGTTCGCAGAGGTCAATCGTACCACATAGCTGCCGGGTGCAAGTTGCCCTGTTGCTATAGTGATCAGTTCCATCCCTGTGCGGGTTTCATTGCGCAACATCTGGCCGGCCATGTTGATCAATTCGACATGTACTACACCTGACTGACCGTTGGAACGTACTGTTAGAATTTCGTTGAACGGATTCGGGTACACAGCGAACGCATTTAGGCTCGAACGGTCTTCAACGCCATTGACGATCACCGATGTGCATTCTGATGTTACGGAACAATCGCCCATGGTAAGTATCACCGCATAGCTTCCGCTTTCGGTGGCGGTATAGCTCTGTTCCGTGGCACCAGCGATCGGGGCGTTGCTGTCATCGCAATCCACCCACTGGTAGTCAAGTCCACTTTCCGTTGCTGTAAGTGTACCTGATGCCAACGTAACGGTGGCATCAATTATGACCTCAACCGGCTCCGCGAACACCGCAATACCATCACCAGTTGTGCAATCAACCGTTACGTTTCCGCTTACTGGTTCATAGCAAGGAATGCTGATGGAGTAGCTGTACTCACCGAATGGTACGTTCTCGAACAGATCACCGAACGGAGCGCCCGTCTCAAGTGTCTCGTTGTAGTCGGCACCGTCCGTCAAGGTCACCGTAGCACCAGCAATGGTCAGTGGTGAACCAACAAAGAAGAAGACGTTGTTGGCGGTCAATGCAACCGGCTCTGCGAACACGGCGATACCATCACCGTTTCCTGTGCAATCAACCGTTACGTTTCCGCTTACTGGCTCGTAGCAAGGAATGCTGATGGAGTAGCTGTACTCACCGAAGGGTACGTTCTCGAACAGATCACCGAACGGAGCACCTGTTTCAAGTGTCTCGTTGTAATCGGCACCATCTGTCAAGGTCACTGTTGCACCAGCAATTGTCATTGGCGAACCGACGAAGAAGAACACAGCATTTGCGGTCAGCGCAACTGGCTCTGCGAACACCGCAATACCATCACCGTTTCCGGTGCAATCCACCGTTACGTTTCCGCTCAATGGCTCGTAGCATGGAATGCTGATGGAGTAGCTATACTCACCGAATGGTACGTTCTCGAACAGATCACCGAACGGAGCTCCCGTCTCAAGTGTCTCGTTGTAGTCGGCACCGTCCGTCAAGGTCACCGTAGCACCAGCAATGGTCAGTGGTGAACCAACGAAGAAGAACACAGCATTTGCGGTCAACGCAACCGGCTCTGCGAACACCGCAATACCATCACCGTTGCCTGTGCAATCAACTGTTACGTTTCCGCTTAATGGCTCGTAACACGGAATGCTGATCGAATAGCTGTACTCACCGAATGGTACGTTCTCGAACAGATCACCGAACGGAGCACCCGTCTCGAGTGTCTCGTTGTAGTCTACACCGTCCGTCAAGGTCA
The nucleotide sequence above comes from Flavobacteriales bacterium. Encoded proteins:
- a CDS encoding T9SS type A sorting domain-containing protein; translation: MKHLYLSLLGIGLAATTAFAQYNATITVTDLSTGLPLQDAEVIFDGNFQTTNAAGSAVFTDLIDFDYSYTVSKGCYTANSGMLTIAGADNSDAIALEPTTANNVFFFVGSPLTIAGATVTLTDGVDYNETLETGAPFGDLFENVPFGEYSYSISIPCYEPLSGNVTVDCTGNGDGIAVFAEPVALTANAVFFFVGSPLTIAGATVTLTDGADYNETLETGAPFGDLFENVPFGEYSYSISIPCYEPLSGNVTVDCTGNGDGIAVFAEPVALTANAVFFFVGSPMTIAGATVTLTDGADYNETLETGAPFGDLFENVPFGEYSYSISIPCYEPVSGNVTVDCTGNGDGIAVFAEPVALTANNVFFFVGSPLTIAGATVTLTDGADYNETLETGAPFGDLFENVPFGEYSYSISIPCYEPVSGNVTVDCTTGDGIAVFAEPVEVIIDATVTLASGTLTATESGLDYQWVDCDDSNAPIAGATEQSYTATESGSYAVILTMGDCSVTSECTSVIVNGVEDRSSLNAFAVYPNPFNEILTVRSNGQSGVVHVELINMAGQMLRNETRTGMELITIATGQLAPGSYVVRLTSANESTTLSVIK